In Salvia miltiorrhiza cultivar Shanhuang (shh) chromosome 4, IMPLAD_Smil_shh, whole genome shotgun sequence, the DNA window CTTCTTCCAACCACGCCGGGTCTCCTTGTAGGCTTCTTCATATCCCGCCTTGAACCTGGCCAGGTTTTCATGGCTTTCCTTGGTCGTCCTTGTCAGTTCAGAAACCAGGGAGGACTTCTCCACCTCTGCTTGGGACAACTGAGCCTTCAGCTCAGCAATCTCCGCTTCAGCCTTACTCAAACGCGCCACCACTCCGGCCACGTCGTCATCACGCTTAGCGATATCCGCCTGTtccttctccctctcttttTCTGACATATCGTAGTCATGGATGCACttaacagccccccacatccgagcctccacctgcaagaaaacAAAACGGGTTCCGACAGAACAATAAAGAGGTTAGTAACTTCGTCTTTTCTATGATAAAAGTATAAAAagcagggtacctgaagagccaactggcacAGCTGAGTAACTAAAACCCCCCGGGTCAGCTTTtccactttctcctggtcctttgagtggacacgagctatcaaggcatcaatcaacccctgccccgacaaactcgaaatcggcccaggaacaacatcctctggttcatcagcagggggcaccacagctttgcccttgcCCTTTCCCTCGGCAGAAGAGGGAACCTtagaaccaccagcagacttcttcgctggccccTTGCCCTTCTCCACTGCAGACGAGAGGACCttcgaaccaccagcagacttcttcgaTGGTTCTTGAGACTTGCCGGCCTTCTTCAGGCTCTCTTGTTTCTCCTTCTCACCGACGAAAATCAGagaacctctcttcctcttctttgaAAGCTCGGAGAGGGTGACACCAGGGACCGAATCAGGTGAGGGAACTTCATCGGTAATGTCCACAATCTGGACATCTTCTTCACCGGCACCAGATGTATCACCAGTGCTGGGGCGGCCACGCCTGTGAACAAGGCTACCCGCATCAACCTCCTCGGCATCAAACGTGCGGGAGACTTCCATATTTCTCTCTGGGACCTCTATCACAGGGGGAATGATGACCAGCTCGGCCCCAGCTGGTTGTTCTGAGGGAGCGGTTCGGGAAGCAGAATCCCCCTAGCCATGCTCCCCACTAGGAATAGGAGAAGCAATAGTGGGCAGATTGTCCCCGCACTTCtttctccaagacatgtctgcaaatcaaaattccacatctttaaaatcagggtaacaaaggttaatgtattttctaattcatattctttacctattgatttcttgGGATATAGGGGAAACAGGCCATTGTATGCCAGAGCCGAATTGTTCTCAGCAAGGTATTTACATTCTAAGGGCTGGGCTTTGTTCATAGCATTCAGACGGGCTATGACATCCAAGTCAGAGATCGAAGGGGCTTCTAGGGAGGCTGGTCTATAAGTAGTCCGAGGATTATGCCATTCTAGTTCCCGAACATGATAATCGCGCCAGGTGCCGAgaagggtgcgcacataacagtAATAGCTCAAAAAGCCCTTATCAAAAGAATTTAGAGAGGAAAGAAAGGTAGTAGGATATCTTCGAAGACCCGCAAAGCTATACAAGGGACTGCCCTACATACGAAGAGATTGGGTATGACAGAACAGTTGGGCGGTGTCCTTAACACCGTGGGctcggcaaaggatatggaAGGCGTATAGTCTTCGGATGGCAGAGGGAGCAACTTGAAAAAAAGGAATACGAAAATGGTTGCAGACATCAACCAAAAGGGTAGGAGGAGGGAGCCTTAGGCCAGCGTCTATTTGGGCTTGCCAGATGACTATTACCCTGGGGTGGCGAAGGCTCTCGGGAGGTGTTGAACctttagagaaggcctcgaattTTAAACCTTCGGGGTGTCGACACTTGCTCTCCAATTTATTAACCGCCGCGACGCCAAGGAGGGATTCAGGAACACGCtttgggggttggggggtcTTCTTACCCCTTTTCTTAGGCTGAGAAGAACTGGGGACAGTTTGAGAGTCATGAGAAGCAGAGGGAGAGGAAAGGTTTTCAGGATCCTGAGGCTGGGGAGAAGAGGATGAAGAATCTCGGGGAGAGGGCGACCGCGAGGGTTGGGGGACAGAAGTAGAGGCCATCGTCAGAATACACAAaacctagggtttctaacacgctcaatcagagcaccaacaaaccTCAAAACTACTTACACTGATCACAAATAATGGGAAAAAAGGATACGCGAATTACCTAGGGCAGAGAAAAATTGACGGTAAAAACCGGAGCGGAGGGATCGTGGGAAATACGCCGGAACAGGGAGagaatcgccggaaaatgcagatAAAGGAGTtcggaaaacttggagaagaagaatagtgaaaaatgaaagttcgaatcgactaagtaaaaatgtacgcgggcaactaccaacatGCGGGGTGAATgacacgtggcatacggaaataAATCAACGGCTGAAAATCCCTACGGAAAGACGaaaagacgcaaaggttaaaaagatagcctcggggtacgggaaaagCACTGTAGCTCGGAcaggcatttaatgcgggtgacatcatccacgcgggcgagtcctctgactagttgcactaatcctgagtgaactagccagaccagggggtgggagtaacaaaaacatTGGAAAATAATTTATAGGGTTTATCCTTGCTTTCttatagtattaagattctCGTGTTTTCAGGATTTGCAGGGATCAGGGAAAACATCATAGCACcagctttaacaatacttcaatggttgaacacgaagaatacccggttcaaccagaccagaggggggagtggttgatgaggagtaatatgtgcagagtagagaaatgatacaaatcagaggaatcatcctcaccagaggaatcatactggtcagaagaatcattcttaccagagggatttcGTCCATCAGAGACAATTcatccaccagaggaatggctctcgtcagagaagtcaccctcgtcAGAGAAGTCGTCTTCgacagagaagtcctccacgccagagaagtcatccacgccagagaagtcctccactccagagaagtcatccacgccagagagatcacctccATCAGAGGGATAGCCAGAAACGCGGAAGACTTTCCgcgtgaagatgaaattcctgatataccCTTCGACCACGCCAAGTGCATGCGCTTACaccaattttaccattttacccttcactgtactctataaatagatCTCGCACTCGTGCATTGTAATTACGTTATCTCATACTTTCAAATACAACAGCTAGTTTTCCTTTGAGCTCCTGTTTTCCGATCGCTTTATTTCACTCTTTCCGATCAactttactaggtatagtttacgcTTTTCGCttcgtagtttaggtgttggtttcgtgaaacaccagttatgaattcaaactttaaaattcaaattcacgactacttgaattcacaatcaaaatagatcctggttgtgaattcgagttttaaagctcgaattcaaaAACaccattattattttatacacTACATTACAATTTTATTACATCAATAATTAGAGAAGATAAAATGTATAGCATGATTGTAACTCCTTGAATATTGTGGCTTATTTCAATACGTAGAAAATATAAATGTTCTCCTTATATTACACTGGGGAATAATTACATAATATCAAACTGAAATTTCATTTGTTTgtaacaagaaagaaaaagaaaatatgacttataagtattttaattattataacgaAATTCCAcattcttatatatttttagtgttaataggcaaaaatacTCACTTCCTtaagttttttttgtaaaaatgccctaagttatcatacaaagcattctatgccctaattatgtgaagtgcctattttaccctttgatgttgatgggtttgcttggttttttgtgaaagtcttacacatttgaccgatttgacagccatcggtcataaaagtcaacgatttgacagctatcagtcaagagtacatatgaccagtgggtggctagatcatgtgtccggccggccggacacatggTTTTACCGGCcagacacatgattttatcggtcggacacatgatccgaccgataaaatcatgtgtccggccggtgaaattATGTAtccgcccggccggacacatgttttcaccggccggacacatgattttaccggccggacacatgattttatcggtcggacatgtgtccgaccgattaaatcatgtgtccggccggtgaaaacatgtgtccggccgggcggacacataatttcaccggCCGAACACATGTCCGACTGATAAAataatgtgtccggccggtaaaatcatgtgtccgcccggtcggacacatgatctagccacccaccggtcatatgtactcttgactgatagctgtcaaatcgttgacttttataattgatagctgtcaaatcggtcaaatgtgtaagactttcacaaaaaaccaaacaAACACATCAAATCAAGGGGTATTTAAATAATAGagcatagaatgctttgtataataagagagagcatttttacaaaaaaatataaggaagtgggcattttaaatttttagtcTTTTTTATGGGGTATAAGTATAATTTGTCCCCAACttttacatttttcaatgtaccCAACTTacgtttattttaaaaaatctccaacttcgaaaaaattatacaatcaaaaattcaaaatttgacgACATAATGAATCACTTCACTTGAAACTCAAGTAAaatttttgtgaaattttttacACCTAAGTCTGCGAGTATAATTTGTGTCTTGAATTTtggtatttaatttttaaaaaaagtccTAGAACTTacttctatttatttttatttttttttctttttcttttttttgagggatttcttctatttctgtttattttcttaaactCCAAACTTTgaatcaaaaaatatataattatgctTGCGATCGAGCCAACGAGAGGAAGATGAATCATCTGGCCTAATTCTTGCGGCGATTGTACATGTTCTTTTCACCTACTCTTGCACATATTTTacatgttttttttgtttttttttttttttttcacctaGGATCTAGGGCAATAATAATTTACagcttttttcaaagttcggaCTTTCGTAAGTTGGGGACGTACGGTTTTCAAAAAATGCAAAAGTTTGGGAcacaaagtaaaataaaaaataaataaaaagaactaTATACTGATTCCTATTTTTATTGTATCTTTATTAATTTTCTGCATATAACTATGTTTTTGTATAAAGCTCACTGAATATAAACTGGATATTGAATTACGGATTGAGATTCAATGTATATTTAATGTCTTACTACATGTtccatttttaaatttattttatattttttttcaatttcaactttatatgcttttagtttaattttatgattattcaCTAGGATTTATTCCAGCtaattaggatatataattattttttatcatttaattttagttttattagGTAATAATACgttgataaattaaaagttatggtatataattttataaaattttaattttttgaaacaaaagttaaatttatttcataatattataataaattttatttttatataaaatattattccctccgtcccaacgaagatgttacatattcttttttgggccgtcccaacgaagatgctacatttccaaatatgaaaaaataaaataaaataagggatTTTAATTGCAGAACTACAACTAATTAATCACTtccttattaccttctctctcctattttatcactttattacattctctcttccctcttcttttttcacttttatactacacacttaaaatactcaTCTATAATTTCTTAAATCCCGTGGTGAAAAGAAATGTATTATCTTggctgagacggagggagtattaaaataataattataagagTGAAACACAATAACACATACAAAATTGTGGAACACTGAATCTCACCCCATTGAGTTACCACATATTTTTCACTAAGGTGCGTTctctttaattgtaaatttatcatgagaaaatatgggataaacaaaatttcaccttttaaatcattcatttcttttccctcatttcatacaaaatataatttgaCCATTACTCATTCACTGCAAAcgagtgataatattatcacacaaaaaatagagggataatattatccctcatttgttgTGAAAATGAGGAACGAGAAAAGATCATGtaagaaatgaagaatttaaagggtgaaattttgtttatccctcattttcttatgataaatttacaagcAAAGAGAACGCATTCAAGGAGGAGTATAAATAGTTCCACCCACTTATTACATGTGATCGAGAAACCTAGAAATGGGTAACAACGAAATGAAATTGCCATTATTAACAAGATTGAAGGTGTTGATAATGGAGGTGATCATATATGTTTCCACGCGCTCCGATGGCACTCTCAACCGACGTCTCTTCAACCTCCTAAATCCCATAACATCTGCACCTGCCACCAACCACATAAACACTATCCAAATCTCCACTTCCGATGTTACAATCGAGCCCTCCCGCAACCTGTGGTTCCGCCTCTTCATCCCCACCACGCCCAACTCCGCCTCGCTGCCCCTCATTGTGTATTTCCACGGCGGCGGATTCACCATGTACGGCCCCGACTCCAAGATTATCGATCATCTCTGCAGCCATGTAGCTGCGCGGGTGCCTGCAGTTGTCGCGTCTGTCAACTACCGCCTCGCCCCCGAGCACAAGCACCCTGCCCAATACGAGGATGGCTTTGACGCCCTCAAATTCATCGATGCACGACACTACGACGTTTTACCCGCCAATACGGACCTCGCTAAATGTTTCATTGGAGGGGACAGTGCAGGTGCCAACATAGCTCACCATGTGACAGTTAGAGCAGTTGAGCAAGCTCAGCAGTTTGGTAAAATAAGGATCGTCGGCATGCTGGGGCTGCAGCCCTTTTTCGGAGGCGAGCAACGGACGGAGTCGGAGCTGAGGCTGAGAAAGGCGCCGCTGCTTAGCACGGAGATGACGGACGCGTTTTGGAGGGAGTTTCTACCGGAGGGTGCGGACAGAGACCACCCCGCGGCCAACGTGTTTGGTGGAGGAGCGACGCTCCAGAATCTTGATTTTCCGACTAGTTTGGTGGTGGTGGGAGGTAATGATCCGTTGCAGGATTGGGACAGAAGATATGTGGAGTGGTTGAGGGATTGCGGGAAACGAGTTGTTGTGGTGGAGTATCCCAATGCGTTTCATGGCTTCTATGCATTTCCAGAACTGCCTGACTTTGCTTTGTTGATTCATGATGTGGCAAATTTTGTCCAAGAACAACTCAACTCCAATTGAATTTCATCAACACAGACATGTAAGGGAATATTATATGCATGTTTTTAGAGtcagagggttttttaggacagtaacttaggtcaatttcaaaattaggacaataaatTTCGGGCTTGTAAAAGTAGGACACTAATTATTAAGTATTGCACCCGCAGGACAATTCTGGGCCCATTATCAAATTTCGGGCTTAATCTAATGATGTGTTAATTCTCAAATTCCATGTCATTAAAAATAAGAGTGAATTTGCCACATAATCAACCCACCCATGATTCATCAACTTCCCCATTCCATAACTTACGTGAAATTGTTTCTCCAAGATAGTGAAGGGTTTGAAGACATTCTCTGCAACTAAAGCTTGAACCCCCCAAATTTCTCATTGGTGCGACAATGGTGAAAGTAAGAGAGAAGAGATATTTGCATCAACCTCCTCCCATGTACAGTAAGTATTTCAAACCTTAAATTTCTGTATTGGATTATACTTATTTCATATATGAGACCAAATTGCAACTATAACTTCAATTGTTCACAAGAAATTTGGATAAGAAGGCAAGGAAAGATCCCATTTATCAAATACGTACATCATATACTTCGTTTATACTTACTGATATTAAATTTGAATGCTTAAATTTCTGTATTGTATTCCACAATACAAAGTATTGGATTTTACTTATTTCTGTATTTTTTTATTCCGAACGTAGATATGTCCTtgaaatttttaatgaatttgttgTGGTCCAGggcatttattttaataaatgtggTGTGTGGTCCTCAatgtttattttaatgaaagatTTGTATTTTTCAGTTATTGTGGTCTTGAATGTAGGGTTTTAGTAtttaatcgattttttttttcttttgcagaAATTGACAAAGGTTATCTATCAGTTGCTTGTAGGTGGAAGGGAAGAATTTGCccaagaataaaaaaaattcttgaaAAGAATGCTGCCAATGTCCATGAGTGTATTCCAATCAAAGGGGATAACACTCACTATGAGATTAAATGTCATAATGGGGACCAGTTTCTTGTTGATCTAGATGAAAGGACCTGTAGCTGTAGAGTATGGAGTTTAAGTGGAGTACCATGCAAACATGCCATATGTGCTATTAACCATCAAAAGGGTGATAGAGATGACTATGTCCATGATTGCTACTCGGTAGCTacttttaagaaaatatatgcAAAAACAATCAAGGGTGTGAATGGTACAAAACTGTGGGGTGAGAGTATATTCATTCCACCACTGCCCCCGCGTATGGAGAGAGGAAAAGGTAAGCAAGCATTTGCTAGAAGAAAAGAGCCTGATGAGAAAGTTGAGAaactgaagaagaagaggaagatcgAACTTAGAAGAAGACAACGAACATTAAAGTGCAAAAAATGTGGAGTTGAAGGTCACAATTCTGTTACATGTGGCAGGGACGAGGTAGTATTCCCTATTTAACTTTTCTTATTTTCAAGTTTGTATaacatttttgtttttgaaagTCAGCTTGTATAACAtcataattttgttttaattataCTTCTAGGTGATGAATAATCTCCCAAGTGGCAGTGAAAGAGCAACTGGTGAATCAAGTGGGAGCATACTAACTCAAGTGTGTAGTGCTTCAATGCGTCCACCCCAAATCAGtcatactgatgaacaagatgATCAAATGGAGCACATTGAAATCTCTACACAAGTGTCTCAATCTAAAGCTGCTTCTGTTCCAGGTCCATCTATGTTGCAGCAGCTCTACCAAGGCAAATTTCAGAATCAAGGTCAACTAATTTTGCAAAGTGGGAAGAAATTTGGGAGTTTGGCTGAGTTGCAAACAAAGAAGAAATAAAAGATGCATTGGTTGCTGATGAGTAGTTGTTGGGCTGTTGTTTCTAAAATTTACTgacattttttttgttgatgGGTGATgacttgtttttgtttttgttgatgGATGATGGCTGATGACATATAGTTCCTGGACATCCTTTGTTAATGGGTGGTGGCTAGTGAcaagaatatttttttaatagtatGCCTTCTTGATTGTGAAAGAGCATAGTAAGATAAACAAGTCAATTCATTTTGTGGATTGCAGTTTTTTTGGATAATTTGGAATTATGTGAGTTTGCAATTCTGTTTTTGTAGTCTTTCTGTGGTGTTGTAGAATTTAGGAGgaaaatttggatgattttgTTTTATATGAATTACTGCAACAGGTGAATTATGGTGCAGAAGTGGGGGTGGTGGTCAGATGAGAAGAACTGATCATGTTATTAGCTGTAGAAGAAGAAGACTTTTTCTCTTCTTCAGCTTGAAGTTAGAAGAACTGATCCTTATGAAGTACCATGCGTCTGAATTTAGAAGAAATGATGTTATTAGCAGATATTATTAAATAACAACACATTCTGAGGCATTTGTTTCAGCTTCAAGCATACGTCTGTTTCACCACAAAATACCAATACATCCATAAAAAGTACCATAGAACAAAACACATGctggcatatatatatatatatatatatatattgcaaaCCAAACACAAAAccatacaataaataaataaataaataataggttttttttcatcaaatgaataaattattatatttctgagacagaaaaaaaataaagtcaaAATAATGTCagaaattaatttgttataatAAATGGATGTACTATTTTCTAATTAAGTCTCTTGAAGTAAACATCTAAAAAAAGTTATTGctgaaattatttatattaattaatttgaagtGTATGTGCAAAGTCTACACTAATTGAAATGGTGCGCATGATGGCTGGCTCCTGGGAAGAACCGGCTCCTTTGTGTGGCAAGTTCACGTAAATTATAGAATGGGGAAAGAATTTCACGTAAGTTGGGGGGTGGGTTGATTATGTGGCAAATTCACTCTTATTTTTAATGACATGGAATTTGAAAATTAACACATCATTAGATTAAGCCCGAAATTTAATAATGGGCCCAGAATTGTCCTGCGGGTGCAATACTTAATAATTAGTGTCCTACTTTTACAAGCCCGAAatttattgtcctaattttgaaattgacctaagttactgtcctaaaaaatcccctgACTCCATGTTTTTACTTTGACAGAAAAtgttagaaaaaatatattttctattattttcacatgtttcctataatggataattttctccggtcaggctggaaaatttattcgggcagcccattttcactcattttctcacaaatgttggataatattatcttactgggagggtgtgaaaatatttttcaacattttaatttttttatccatctatttctaacaaagtaaacatatgataaaaaaggagaaaaaaataaaattatctcacattttcttatccataattttcaaatgaaaattttactaccaaagtaaacgcacccttagaAAATAATGTTTGTTAATACATGTATGAAGCCAAGGCCGGCCCTCCATCGGCGCGAGCCATATGCAGACCGGTCGTCATGTGGGGCTCCAAAACTTTTTAACATAAGATTATTTATACATATGTTTTATCTGAgcccaaaataattatattaattagattattgGGTGTTTTCTCATATGGGGTCGAATTTTTTTTACCCATTTAAATAAGAGTGGActtcaatatttaaattaaaataataaaaataaaaattatccattaagataaaaaaaaaattaaccacaCTTACCATCTTgcatttaaaacttgaatttacaatcaaaactatttcgagttgtgaattctaattttaaaattcgaatcACAACCAAGATTATTAATAATCTTGAAttactttaaaactcgaattcacaacataTCTATTCGAGTAGTGGATATTCTagtttaaaaaatcaaatttacaTCTAACCGAGTCTTGAATTCATCGATATTTTAAAACTAggtgtgaattcaaaaacattaacaATACAAACATCACAAAACGATTTTTTGCAAGGATCATCACCAAACAATTTCTTTGCTTACCTTTGCTTTGCTAAAATTATCAACTCACCGATGATTTTTGCAAGGATCATCACCATTTGtgatttttagttttaaaactcaaattcacaatcaagataactagttgtaaattcgagctttaaaattcgaatttacaaccaacactagagatttagttgtgaattcatcgaactggttgtgaattcaagaacattaactaTACAAACTCATCTCCACAACAATTTCACAACACGCAATctcaaatatttgattaaacccATAATAATTTCT includes these proteins:
- the LOC131019559 gene encoding probable carboxylesterase 18 codes for the protein MGNNEMKLPLLTRLKVLIMEVIIYVSTRSDGTLNRRLFNLLNPITSAPATNHINTIQISTSDVTIEPSRNLWFRLFIPTTPNSASLPLIVYFHGGGFTMYGPDSKIIDHLCSHVAARVPAVVASVNYRLAPEHKHPAQYEDGFDALKFIDARHYDVLPANTDLAKCFIGGDSAGANIAHHVTVRAVEQAQQFGKIRIVGMLGLQPFFGGEQRTESELRLRKAPLLSTEMTDAFWREFLPEGADRDHPAANVFGGGATLQNLDFPTSLVVVGGNDPLQDWDRRYVEWLRDCGKRVVVVEYPNAFHGFYAFPELPDFALLIHDVANFVQEQLNSN
- the LOC131019566 gene encoding uncharacterized protein LOC131019566; the protein is MERGKGKQAFARRKEPDEKVEKLKKKRKIELRRRQRTLKCKKCGVEGHNSVTCGRDEVMNNLPSGSERATGESSGSILTQVCSASMRPPQISHTDEQDDQMEHIEISTQVSQSKAASVPGPSMLQQLYQGKFQNQGQLILQSGKKFGSLAELQTKKK